A genome region from Leifsonia sp. Root112D2 includes the following:
- a CDS encoding antitoxin — protein MGFDDLANQAKGLLHSDKAEEISDNLLDSASNAADKVTGGKFGDQIDGARDAADEHIGNE, from the coding sequence ATGGGATTCGACGACCTCGCGAATCAGGCCAAGGGACTGTTGCACAGCGACAAGGCCGAGGAGATCAGCGATAACCTGCTCGACTCTGCATCGAATGCAGCCGACAAGGTGACCGGCGGTAAGTTCGGCGACCAGATCGATGGCGCCCGCGACGCTGCAGACGAGCACATCGGCAACGAATAG
- a CDS encoding DUF7927 domain-containing protein, which yields MSIITRSLARGRARIPHSTYFTRRQAWVVRILAPSLLVGLALTGFAAPANAADATGEVTTPAAAAGASDPATSDPPASTASVESPATVSGGTQAEPSTAPEPPTSTPAKAPVPTTAPVAPAAPPVASSAAPSITPSTPLPTTKPTASPVTPSASNGSSSTPPKAPGKSLKTLSSPSYGGGGYQGGTGTVTIIKNVVDADGVSQPSDIAGWNFSASGDLFPYGPASKATDSSGTVTFSVPVPAGPAHVVTLTETTQKDGYVLLPSNGSNAVCGNGVAATNVGSAGFSLLLAPGQDITCTVTNQYSPATWSVSKTSDPVSGTTVQPGDFITYTLKLKHTGGSTPAQLVVTDDLSNVFSNAHYTGGVLSPTSGFASFTGSLLKWTITDFTDPIELSYTVQVNPNAYNVHIRNVLTVPPGGTCVGSCTTDNPTPHWNLTKSSDPATGSLVQPGQDVTYTLTASNDSAGTVGGATATDNLADVLDNATLKTPLPHGLALDATGKKLVWAIGTLKPGAPPTSISYTVTVNQDASGVSLNNVVTPSLGGSCPSYSNGLPDDSMQPRCDTVHRVPKVNLRIVKTHAAISGVDAGDSIDYSLLITNNGDGAATGVTVSDPLPTGLSLVKGSVTAPSGWTVTEANGTLTAYFAGSFAAAATASIQYSALVGASAASPSIENTACVSSNEHDADGSDNCSTDTTPRTPKVNLAIVKTHGAIAGGAVDSDEGSTLDYILAVTNKGDAPATGVTVSDPLPAGLTVVPGTVVSATGWTVTVASGTLTASYAGSFAAGATATITYTALVGTLSRSGTNVPFPDIVNTACVSSAERDADGSDNCSTDSTKVSSVAITAQALCLADAPVFQYSITPYNLKTAPTVAVVWWTTDGYAHRDPSIRASDKAALLANGAQQVNYVPVPAGWTNGQTISGTQLWPGAAVDANGNPTAWPGWRQLASGQWVIDPSAPFYNLRGAAVVEVRINPTTASMLSYPPASPDCNATPPTFTPAGQVSSVSSLAKTGSDDSGPMILGGMLLVVGILMTLWIRRRRDDGQVE from the coding sequence ATGTCCATCATCACCAGGAGTCTCGCCCGCGGGCGAGCACGCATTCCACACAGCACGTACTTCACTCGGCGTCAGGCCTGGGTCGTCAGAATTCTTGCCCCGTCGCTGCTCGTTGGCCTCGCCCTCACCGGTTTCGCCGCACCGGCCAACGCCGCGGATGCGACGGGTGAGGTAACCACGCCGGCTGCAGCGGCTGGGGCCTCAGATCCCGCCACGAGCGATCCACCGGCATCGACCGCATCGGTCGAATCGCCCGCGACTGTGTCAGGCGGCACGCAGGCCGAACCGTCGACGGCTCCAGAGCCCCCGACTTCAACTCCGGCAAAGGCTCCCGTTCCGACGACGGCGCCAGTTGCGCCCGCGGCTCCTCCCGTTGCGTCCAGCGCCGCGCCGTCCATCACGCCGAGCACTCCTCTGCCGACGACCAAGCCAACGGCCTCGCCAGTCACGCCGTCGGCATCGAATGGCTCGAGCAGCACCCCGCCGAAGGCGCCGGGCAAGAGCCTCAAGACTCTTTCGTCGCCCTCGTACGGTGGTGGCGGTTATCAAGGCGGCACCGGTACCGTCACAATCATCAAGAACGTTGTTGACGCCGACGGCGTAAGTCAGCCATCCGATATTGCTGGATGGAACTTCAGCGCTTCGGGGGATTTGTTTCCCTACGGCCCGGCATCCAAGGCGACGGATTCGTCAGGCACTGTGACCTTCTCTGTTCCGGTTCCTGCTGGTCCTGCGCATGTGGTGACCCTGACGGAGACGACGCAGAAGGACGGTTACGTTCTCTTGCCGAGTAACGGCAGCAACGCGGTATGCGGCAATGGGGTTGCGGCCACGAACGTCGGCAGCGCGGGCTTCTCGCTTCTGCTTGCTCCTGGGCAAGACATCACCTGCACGGTCACCAACCAGTACAGCCCTGCAACATGGTCGGTCTCCAAGACCAGCGATCCTGTATCCGGTACCACCGTTCAGCCGGGCGACTTCATTACGTACACGCTCAAGCTCAAGCACACCGGTGGGAGCACTCCTGCCCAGCTCGTCGTGACTGACGACCTGAGCAATGTCTTCTCCAACGCGCACTATACCGGCGGCGTGTTATCACCCACGAGCGGCTTTGCATCGTTCACGGGCAGCCTCCTGAAGTGGACAATTACGGACTTCACAGATCCGATCGAACTCAGCTACACAGTGCAGGTGAATCCGAACGCCTACAACGTGCATATTCGTAACGTGCTCACCGTTCCGCCGGGCGGCACCTGCGTCGGCAGCTGCACGACGGACAACCCGACGCCGCACTGGAATCTGACCAAGTCATCCGACCCCGCCACGGGCTCGCTCGTGCAGCCGGGCCAGGACGTCACGTACACCCTGACGGCAAGCAACGACTCGGCCGGCACGGTCGGTGGGGCGACGGCGACCGACAATCTCGCCGATGTGCTCGACAACGCGACACTGAAGACGCCGCTTCCTCATGGACTGGCGCTCGATGCGACGGGCAAGAAGCTGGTCTGGGCTATAGGAACCCTCAAGCCTGGCGCACCGCCGACATCCATCAGTTACACCGTGACCGTGAATCAGGATGCCTCGGGAGTGAGCTTGAACAACGTGGTCACCCCGAGCCTCGGCGGTTCCTGCCCCAGCTATTCGAACGGGCTGCCCGATGACTCGATGCAACCTCGCTGCGACACCGTGCACCGCGTGCCAAAGGTCAATCTCCGCATCGTGAAGACACACGCCGCGATCTCCGGGGTCGATGCTGGAGACAGCATCGACTACAGTCTGCTCATCACCAACAACGGCGACGGTGCGGCCACAGGCGTCACCGTGTCCGACCCCCTGCCGACCGGCCTCAGCCTCGTAAAAGGTTCGGTCACGGCACCGAGCGGGTGGACGGTGACCGAAGCCAATGGAACCCTGACGGCGTACTTTGCCGGCTCCTTCGCGGCGGCGGCAACCGCCTCAATCCAGTACTCGGCATTGGTCGGAGCCTCCGCGGCGTCGCCCAGCATCGAGAACACGGCGTGCGTGAGCAGTAACGAGCACGACGCCGACGGCAGTGACAACTGCTCGACCGACACCACGCCGCGTACCCCGAAGGTCAACCTGGCCATCGTGAAGACGCATGGCGCGATAGCCGGTGGTGCGGTCGACTCCGATGAGGGCAGCACGCTCGACTACATTCTGGCCGTGACGAACAAGGGGGACGCACCGGCGACGGGCGTCACCGTGTCCGACCCGCTTCCCGCCGGGCTCACCGTCGTTCCCGGAACTGTCGTCTCGGCTACCGGATGGACCGTGACGGTTGCCAGTGGAACTCTCACGGCGAGTTACGCGGGCTCTTTCGCGGCGGGCGCCACGGCCACCATTACCTACACGGCGCTCGTGGGAACACTCAGCAGGTCGGGAACGAATGTTCCCTTCCCCGACATCGTGAACACCGCGTGTGTGAGCAGCGCTGAGCGCGATGCCGACGGCAGCGACAACTGCTCCACCGATTCCACCAAGGTCTCGTCGGTCGCCATCACGGCACAGGCGCTCTGTCTGGCGGATGCTCCGGTGTTCCAGTACAGCATCACTCCGTACAACCTCAAGACGGCGCCGACCGTGGCGGTCGTCTGGTGGACCACCGATGGATACGCGCACCGCGATCCGAGCATCAGGGCGTCGGACAAGGCGGCATTGCTCGCTAATGGGGCCCAGCAGGTCAACTACGTGCCTGTACCAGCCGGTTGGACGAACGGTCAGACGATCTCGGGCACCCAGCTGTGGCCCGGTGCGGCGGTCGACGCCAACGGAAATCCCACGGCATGGCCCGGATGGCGTCAGCTCGCCAGCGGTCAGTGGGTGATCGATCCGTCAGCGCCGTTCTACAACCTGCGGGGAGCGGCAGTCGTCGAAGTGCGCATCAACCCCACGACGGCGTCGATGCTGAGCTACCCTCCGGCGTCACCGGACTGCAACGCGACACCGCCGACGTTCACGCCGGCCGGCCAGGTCAGCTCTGTCAGCAGCCTCGCCAAGACGGGGTCAGATGACAGCGGGCCGATGATTCTCGGTGGGATGCTGCTCGTCGTCGGCATCCTGATGACGTTGTGGATTCGCCGCCGTCGCGACGACGGTCAGGTCGAGTAG
- the fusA gene encoding elongation factor G, with translation MALDVLTDLNKVRNIGIMAHIDAGKTTTTERILFYTGITHKIGETHDGASQMDWMAQEQERGITITSAATTCFWDKNQINIIDTPGHVDFTVEVERSLRVLDGAVAVFDGKEGVEPQSETVWRQADKYDVPRICFVNKMDKLGADFYYTVDTIVSRLGAKPLVLQLPIGSESNFEGVVDLVEMRALTWRGDSKGDVEMGAHYAIEEIPADLVDKAKEYRTALLETVAETDDALLEKFFGGEELTVKEIKGAIRKLTVNSEIYPVLCGSAFKNRGVQPMLDAVVDYLPSPLDVPAIEAHDVRDEEKIILRHADATEPFAALAFKVAVHPFFGRLTYVRVYSGRLDSGAQVINSTKGKKERIGKIFQMHANKENPVDFVTAGHIYAVIGLKDTTTGDTLCDPNSQVVLESMTFPAPVIEVAIEPKTKADQEKLGVAIQKLAEEDPTFRTEQNQETGQTVIKGMGELHLDILVDRMKREFNVEANVGKPQVAYRETIKRAVEKHDYTHKKQTGGSGQFAKIQIAIEPMEITPDKSYEFQNKVTGGRVPREYIPSVDAGIQDALQVGVLAGYPMVGVRASLLDGAAHDVDSSEMAFKIAGSMGFKEAARKANPVLLEPLMAVEVRTPEEYMGDVIGDLNSRRGQIQSMEDASGVKVIRAHVPLSEMFGYIGDLRSKTSGRAVYSMTFESYAEVPKAVADEIIQKNKGE, from the coding sequence GTGGCACTTGACGTGCTCACCGACCTGAACAAGGTCCGCAATATCGGCATCATGGCTCACATCGATGCCGGCAAGACAACGACGACCGAGCGCATCCTGTTTTACACGGGCATCACGCACAAGATCGGTGAGACGCACGACGGCGCCTCGCAGATGGACTGGATGGCGCAGGAGCAGGAGCGTGGCATCACCATCACGTCCGCCGCGACGACGTGTTTCTGGGACAAGAACCAGATCAACATCATCGACACCCCGGGCCACGTCGACTTCACCGTGGAGGTGGAGCGCTCGCTTCGCGTGCTCGATGGCGCCGTTGCCGTCTTCGATGGCAAGGAGGGCGTTGAGCCCCAGAGTGAGACCGTGTGGCGCCAGGCCGACAAGTACGACGTTCCGCGCATCTGCTTTGTCAACAAGATGGACAAGCTCGGCGCAGACTTCTACTACACGGTCGACACCATCGTGAGCCGTCTCGGCGCCAAGCCGCTGGTTCTGCAGCTTCCGATCGGCAGCGAGTCCAACTTCGAGGGTGTCGTCGATCTGGTCGAGATGCGTGCGCTCACGTGGCGTGGTGACTCCAAGGGTGACGTCGAGATGGGCGCGCACTACGCGATCGAAGAGATTCCGGCCGACCTCGTCGACAAGGCCAAGGAGTACCGCACCGCGCTGCTCGAGACCGTCGCCGAGACCGACGACGCGCTGCTCGAGAAGTTCTTCGGTGGCGAGGAGCTCACGGTCAAGGAGATCAAGGGCGCCATCCGCAAGCTCACCGTCAACAGCGAGATCTACCCCGTGCTGTGCGGTTCGGCGTTCAAGAACCGCGGCGTTCAGCCCATGCTCGACGCCGTTGTGGATTACCTGCCGTCGCCGCTCGACGTTCCCGCCATCGAGGCGCACGACGTTCGCGATGAAGAGAAGATCATCCTTCGCCACGCGGATGCCACGGAGCCGTTCGCCGCTCTCGCGTTCAAGGTTGCTGTGCACCCGTTCTTCGGTCGCCTCACCTACGTTCGCGTGTATTCGGGCCGTCTCGACAGCGGTGCCCAGGTCATCAACTCGACCAAGGGCAAGAAGGAGCGCATCGGCAAGATCTTCCAGATGCACGCCAACAAGGAGAACCCGGTGGACTTCGTGACCGCCGGTCACATCTACGCGGTCATCGGCCTCAAGGACACGACCACAGGTGACACGCTGTGTGACCCGAACAGCCAGGTCGTGCTCGAGTCGATGACGTTCCCGGCGCCGGTGATCGAGGTCGCCATCGAGCCGAAGACGAAGGCCGACCAGGAGAAGCTGGGTGTCGCCATCCAGAAGCTCGCCGAGGAAGACCCCACGTTCCGCACGGAGCAGAACCAGGAGACCGGTCAGACGGTCATCAAGGGAATGGGTGAGCTTCACCTCGACATCCTCGTCGACCGCATGAAGCGGGAATTCAACGTCGAGGCGAACGTCGGCAAGCCGCAGGTCGCGTACCGCGAGACCATCAAGCGCGCCGTCGAGAAGCACGACTACACGCACAAGAAGCAGACCGGTGGATCCGGCCAGTTCGCGAAGATTCAGATCGCGATCGAGCCGATGGAGATCACGCCGGACAAGAGCTACGAATTCCAGAACAAGGTCACCGGAGGTCGCGTGCCCAGGGAGTACATTCCCTCGGTCGACGCGGGCATCCAGGATGCCCTGCAGGTCGGTGTACTTGCGGGCTACCCAATGGTCGGCGTCAGGGCAAGCTTGCTTGATGGCGCCGCACACGACGTCGACTCCTCGGAGATGGCGTTCAAGATCGCCGGCTCGATGGGCTTCAAGGAAGCCGCTCGGAAGGCGAATCCGGTTCTGCTCGAGCCGTTGATGGCCGTGGAGGTGCGCACCCCTGAGGAATACATGGGTGATGTCATCGGCGACCTCAACTCGCGTCGTGGTCAGATCCAGTCCATGGAGGACGCCAGCGGAGTCAAGGTGATTCGCGCGCACGTCCCGCTGTCGGAGATGTTCGGTTACATTGGCGACCTGAGGTCGAAAACCTCGGGACGTGCGGTGTACTCGATGACCTTTGAGAGCTATGCGGAGGTTCCGAAGGCTGTGGCCGACGAGATCATCCAGAAGAACAAGGGCGAATAA
- the rpsG gene encoding 30S ribosomal protein S7, whose protein sequence is MPRKGPAPKRPVVADPVYGAPIVSQLVNKILLDGKKGLAERIVYDALEGVAAKNGQDAVVTLKKALDNVRPTIEVKSRRVGGSTYQVPIEVKPHRANTLALRWLTSYAKGRREKTMTERLTNEILDASNGLGAAVKRREDTHKMAESNKAFAHYRW, encoded by the coding sequence ATGCCTCGCAAGGGTCCAGCCCCCAAGCGCCCCGTTGTCGCCGATCCCGTATACGGCGCCCCCATCGTCAGCCAGCTCGTCAACAAGATTCTGCTTGACGGCAAGAAGGGCCTCGCCGAGCGCATCGTCTACGACGCACTCGAGGGCGTTGCCGCCAAGAATGGACAGGATGCCGTTGTCACGCTGAAGAAGGCGCTCGACAATGTGCGCCCCACCATCGAGGTCAAGAGCCGCCGCGTCGGTGGCTCCACCTACCAGGTTCCGATCGAGGTCAAGCCGCACCGTGCCAACACGCTCGCGCTGCGCTGGCTCACCAGCTACGCCAAGGGTCGTCGCGAGAAGACCATGACGGAGCGCCTCACGAACGAGATTCTGGATGCATCCAACGGTCTCGGCGCCGCCGTCAAGCGTCGCGAAGACACGCACAAGATGGCCGAGTCGAACAAGGCCTTCGCGCACTACCGCTGGTAA
- the tuf gene encoding elongation factor Tu translates to MAKAKFERTKPHVNIGTIGHVDHGKTTLTAAISKVLADKYPSAVNVQRDFASIDSAPEERQRGITINISHVEYETPKRHYAHVDAPGHADYIKNMITGAAQMDGAILVVAATDGPMAQTREHVLLAKQVGVPYLLVALNKADMVDDEEIMELVELEVRELLSSQGFDGDNAPVVPVSALKALEGDEKWTASIVTLMDAVDESIPDPIRDKDKPFLMPIEDVFTITGRGTVVTGRAERGTLAINSEVEIVGIRPTQKTTVTGIEMFHKQLDEAWAGENCGLLLRGTKREDVERGQVVVKPGSVTPHTNFEGTAYILSKDEGGRHNPFYANYRPQFYFRTTDVTGVITLPEGTEMVMPGDTTDMTVELIQPIAMEEGLGFAIREGGRTVGAGTVTKVLK, encoded by the coding sequence GTGGCCAAGGCCAAGTTCGAGCGGACCAAGCCGCACGTAAACATCGGAACGATCGGTCACGTCGACCACGGCAAGACCACGCTCACGGCAGCGATCTCGAAGGTACTTGCTGACAAGTACCCGTCGGCGGTCAACGTGCAGCGCGACTTCGCATCGATCGACTCCGCTCCCGAGGAGCGCCAGCGCGGCATCACGATCAACATCTCGCACGTCGAGTACGAGACCCCGAAGCGTCACTACGCGCACGTCGACGCTCCCGGTCACGCTGACTACATCAAGAACATGATCACCGGCGCCGCTCAGATGGACGGTGCGATCCTCGTGGTCGCCGCCACCGACGGCCCGATGGCTCAGACCCGTGAGCACGTTCTGCTCGCCAAGCAGGTCGGCGTGCCGTACCTGCTGGTCGCGCTGAACAAGGCCGACATGGTCGATGACGAAGAGATCATGGAGCTCGTCGAGCTTGAGGTCCGTGAGCTGCTTTCGAGCCAGGGCTTCGATGGCGACAACGCCCCCGTCGTTCCCGTATCGGCGCTCAAGGCGCTTGAGGGCGACGAGAAGTGGACCGCGTCCATCGTCACTCTCATGGATGCTGTTGACGAGTCGATCCCCGACCCGATCCGCGACAAGGACAAGCCGTTCCTGATGCCGATCGAGGACGTCTTCACGATCACCGGTCGTGGAACCGTCGTCACGGGTCGCGCCGAGCGTGGAACCCTCGCCATCAACTCCGAGGTCGAGATCGTCGGCATCCGCCCGACGCAGAAGACCACGGTCACCGGTATCGAGATGTTCCACAAGCAGCTCGACGAGGCATGGGCCGGCGAGAACTGTGGTCTTCTTCTTCGTGGCACCAAGCGCGAAGACGTTGAGCGCGGCCAGGTCGTCGTCAAGCCGGGTTCGGTCACGCCGCACACGAACTTCGAGGGCACCGCGTACATCCTGTCCAAGGATGAGGGCGGGCGTCACAACCCGTTCTACGCGAACTACCGCCCGCAGTTCTACTTCCGCACCACCGACGTCACCGGCGTCATCACGCTGCCCGAGGGCACCGAGATGGTCATGCCCGGCGACACCACCGACATGACGGTTGAGCTGATCCAGCCCATCGCCATGGAGGAGGGCCTCGGCTTCGCTATTCGTGAGGGTGGCCGCACGGTCGGCGCCGGAACGGTCACGAAGGTTCTCAAGTAG